The Astyanax mexicanus isolate ESR-SI-001 chromosome 21, AstMex3_surface, whole genome shotgun sequence genome contains the following window.
atgaattaatttctccacctcctgccccctttctgaagaaatacaacggcctaaaattaactagttaatcagcagctgctcctgaactttagcgctccactgctatcatcacatcagcccagcagcgtcacctacacaccaccgctagtagcctggtaataaagcagtgttatttattatttatttattgttcattaacgtcattgtgatatcccagtgattcctctgtcactgaagacccacattcctgcacattttattgtttttgtaacacattaccttctccaggaccagtgtatattatggaggctttttttcaataagattcataagccagaagcagaaatttttataaatcaaatcgttttgagtcaaaaatcgattttgaatcgaatcgtggcccccaaaatcggaatcgaatcgaatcgtgagatagtaaaagattcccacccctactactTTGTATAAAGTGTTTGAACAAAAAATTGCAAGTCAGTTCCCAAAGCTCACTCAAGAGCTCCATTGCCCTCAGGACATTTATCTAGCTAAACTGTATGATTTGTTGGTGCTTTTCACAAGTTGACTCCActtgtaactagctagctaatagtGTGCAGTGTATAATTATTATAACAACCAGGTCCCAGTAATGAGACGAATACAAATTTATTCATAGTCCATGCCCCCTAGAAACCTCATCAAGCTGTGCCCATGTTCATCCATGTGAGTCTCACATGAGTATGATGATTTATAGTGTATGCCCAGTGGCAATATGTTTAGGATTTCTTAGACACCTGCtaattctacatttatttatttattaatttgtgttttatgGAGAGAAGTTTGCTCCTTCTTTGCTAGGATTGCCCCTTGAGGCGTTGCAATGCGACTGACCTGTCGTATTTGTGTCATAAGGTGGCATAGAACAAAGGGCTATGTTTACGCCTCAAACCCTCTTCAATGGGTTCTCAGTGTCTTTATAGTCCTACAagatttaacaatttaacaattgccATTCTAGGAAAGATATTAAGTAGACATTAGAAAAATGTTTGGTGGAATTAAGCCACAAGATCGTTAGGTCATGTAGTAAAGGTTGGTGATCAGTCTTGGGCAATTCACACTTAACAATTCTCATGGTTCATCACAATTTACCTGATGCTTGGTATTAGCTATAGTGACCTTCTTTTACTGTAAATACAAGCTGCTTACACTAGTTTTTGCAGACAATGCATTAGTATTATTTCATCTATTTTTGCTGTTATTGCTATACTTCTTTCTTGTGCTGACATtatctttcgttttttttttttttaggtgttccAGTTCTTGAACGCCAAGTGTGAGTCTGCTTTCCTGACAAAAAGGAACCCCAGGCAGATCAGCTGGACCGTTCTGTACAGGCGCAAGTACAAGAAGGGCCTGTCTGTAAGTTCAGCTACTTTGTTTTATTCAGTGTCTGCTGAGGGTAGAATTCTTTGTGAACGGTAAAAGTGTGATCATGGAGGATTGCCCCTTGAGGCGTTGCAATGCGACTGACCTGTCGTTTTTTGTGTCATAAGGTGGCATAGAAGAAAGGGCTATGTTTACGCCTCGAACCCTTTTCTTCAGTGGGTTCTCAGTGTCTTTATAGTCCTACAAGATATAAAGCTCATATTGCTGTTAAATGTTATTAGAATATATTGTTATTAATGTTAGACAAACATACTTATCTTTGCTTGTGTTGTAACCTGGTATATTTTCTGCTCTTAACAGGAAGAGGCATCGAAAAAACGCACCCGCCGTGCTGTCAAGTTCCAGAGGGCCATCACTGGTGCCTCTCTGGCTGAGATCCTGGCCAAGAGGAACCAGAAACCTGAGGTCCGCAAGGCCCAGCGGGAGCAAGCCATCAGGTTTgtgtttaaaacatatttattttttattgtgtatatgtataagtgcACACTGTTTTCTTCAGTATTTAATgcctatttatttatagttataaaagaATAGGTTCTAATTGTTTAGAATTATTTGTTTTCAGGTAACTTTGTACTTTGCACTGCATTAGCAGTTGACAtgatacagaaaaaaatcagtTGTAATTTATTGTAACCTTATATAACTTGGCAAGGGTTGCTGCTCAGTTTGTGATTGTAAAATTAGTTTGAGTGGTACCCTTGTAATAACCAACTGCATAATAGTCATTAATTGTGACCCCTTTGTTGTACTAAGCTatgcaggtgcatctcaaaacattaaaattagaattttaatGTGCCATTATGTTTAGGATTTGTTAGACACCTGCTAATTCtacatgtatttattaatttaagtaTGTTATGGAGAGAAGTTTGCTCCTCCTTTTTAAATGAATTGCCCCTTGAGGCGTTGCAATGCGACTGACCTGTCGTTTTTGTGTCATAAGGTGGCATAGAACAAAGGGCTATGTTTACGCCTCGAACCCTCTTCAGTGGGTTTTCAGTGTCTTTATAGTCCTACAAAAAGTGTCTATACCTACACAACAATTGTCTTTCTATGAAAGATATTAAGTAGAcgttagaaaaatgtgtttggaATTAAGCCACAAGATCGTAAGGTCATGTAGTAAAGATTGGTGATCAGTCCTGGGCAAA
Protein-coding sequences here:
- the rpl24 gene encoding 60S ribosomal protein L24, with amino-acid sequence MKVDLCSFSGYKIYPGHGRRYARIDGKVFQFLNAKCESAFLTKRNPRQISWTVLYRRKYKKGLSEEASKKRTRRAVKFQRAITGASLAEILAKRNQKPEVRKAQREQAIRAAKEAKKAKQATKKVPAQSTKAPSKAAPKQKIAKPMKVSAPRVGGKR